Proteins encoded by one window of Chryseobacterium aquaeductus:
- a CDS encoding SDR family NAD(P)-dependent oxidoreductase, giving the protein MNSQNNLEKRSLRGKTVVVTGGSSGVGKATVEAFALEGCNIVIAARGQEALDETLKLCHELEIKAIAVPTDVSVAEEVENLVHKAIAEFGRIDIWVNNAGVMASGKFEEIPMKLHEQVIKTNLFGYMHGAYSVLPIFKQQNEGILINNVSIGGFMPAPYSAVYSSTKFGIRGMMECLQGEISDFANIHIANLYPQIQRSTGNMHSAKYSGLDFKVPPFAADPRDTAAKILQLAKQPQKDLFPDFMSFAMKNIYGVFPKAIINTASAGMRLMMRLKNAPSDAGNILQPSSEPHRIYGETILPVPSKKTKLAMVAGVTLGLAYMFFTSRKSGTKEI; this is encoded by the coding sequence ATGAATTCACAAAACAATTTAGAAAAAAGAAGCCTCAGAGGAAAAACCGTAGTTGTAACCGGAGGAAGCAGCGGTGTCGGAAAAGCGACCGTTGAAGCATTTGCATTGGAAGGTTGCAACATCGTGATCGCAGCACGCGGACAGGAAGCTTTAGATGAAACCTTAAAACTTTGTCATGAACTTGAAATAAAAGCCATTGCCGTTCCCACAGACGTTTCCGTAGCTGAAGAAGTTGAAAATCTGGTACACAAAGCCATCGCCGAATTTGGCAGAATAGATATCTGGGTAAATAATGCCGGAGTAATGGCAAGCGGAAAATTTGAGGAAATACCGATGAAACTTCATGAGCAGGTTATTAAAACCAATCTCTTCGGATATATGCACGGTGCATACAGCGTACTTCCTATTTTCAAGCAGCAGAATGAAGGTATATTGATCAATAATGTTTCGATTGGCGGATTCATGCCTGCTCCGTACAGTGCAGTATACTCCTCTACAAAATTCGGAATCCGTGGAATGATGGAATGTTTGCAGGGTGAGATTTCAGATTTTGCCAATATCCACATTGCCAATTTATATCCTCAAATTCAGCGATCTACCGGAAATATGCATTCGGCAAAATATTCAGGTTTAGATTTTAAAGTTCCGCCATTCGCAGCAGATCCAAGAGATACCGCAGCGAAAATCTTACAATTGGCAAAACAGCCACAAAAAGATCTTTTCCCGGATTTTATGTCTTTCGCAATGAAGAATATCTACGGAGTTTTCCCGAAAGCCATCATCAACACAGCTTCTGCAGGAATGAGACTCATGATGAGACTCAAAAATGCACCTTCGGATGCCGGAAATATATTGCAACCATCTTCAGAACCTCATCGCATTTACGGAGAAACCATTCTCCCTGTTCCAAGTAAAAAGACCAAACTGGCAATGGTTGCCGGAGTTACCCTAGGATTGGCATATATGTTTTTTACCTCAAGAAAATCTGGAACTAAAGAAATATAA
- a CDS encoding NUDIX hydrolase has translation MDSQQQFLKISEEAKDLFLPHLSTDTVIFGFDQNELKVLLLQMTYRKQWLLPGGYVKKDEDIDDAAKRVLKERAGVSDVYLEEFGVFGKNKRSEFYFEDFEDSLWHKQRFVSIGYYALYNPDNANLIVDEFSDKCEWIYLSKLSEIEFAMDHREIIEKALLTLREKISYKPIGYNLLPEKFTLSELQKLYETILDKQLNRGNFYRKIKNLGILRKLDEQRRGGAHKSPDLYTFDDENYKKALENGLTNW, from the coding sequence ATGGATTCACAACAACAATTTTTAAAAATATCTGAAGAAGCTAAAGATTTATTTCTTCCGCACCTTTCCACGGATACCGTAATTTTTGGTTTCGATCAGAATGAGTTGAAAGTTCTTCTTCTTCAAATGACCTATCGCAAACAGTGGTTGCTCCCTGGCGGTTACGTGAAAAAAGATGAAGATATTGACGATGCTGCGAAAAGAGTTTTGAAAGAAAGAGCCGGAGTTTCTGATGTGTATCTTGAGGAATTTGGAGTTTTTGGTAAGAATAAAAGAAGTGAATTTTATTTTGAAGATTTTGAAGATTCTTTGTGGCATAAACAGAGATTTGTTTCTATAGGATATTACGCGCTGTACAATCCGGATAATGCCAACCTTATTGTAGACGAATTCAGTGATAAATGTGAATGGATTTATCTGAGTAAGCTTTCAGAAATAGAATTTGCGATGGATCATCGTGAAATCATAGAAAAAGCACTTCTCACCCTGAGAGAAAAAATCTCTTACAAACCAATTGGTTACAATCTTTTACCTGAGAAGTTTACACTTTCCGAATTACAAAAATTGTACGAAACCATTTTGGATAAGCAGCTTAACCGGGGAAATTTTTACCGAAAAATTAAAAATCTGGGAATACTAAGAAAATTAGATGAGCAGCGTCGTGGTGGTGCTCACAAATCTCCTGATCTATACACTTTTGATGATGAGAATTATAAGAAAGCTCTGGAAAATGGTCTTACCAACTGGTAA
- a CDS encoding CatA-like O-acetyltransferase — protein MPTERRKYLPVSIEAHHGLADGIHIAQYLEEFQKQLDL, from the coding sequence TTGCCCACTGAGAGACGAAAATATCTTCCTGTCTCAATAGAAGCGCATCATGGTTTGGCAGATGGTATTCACATTGCTCAATATCTTGAAGAATTTCAGAAGCAACTAGATTTGTAA
- a CDS encoding ligase-associated DNA damage response exonuclease, whose translation MKLITFTNKGIYCPQGKFYIDPWRPVDLAVITHGHADHARWGMKRYLCHHFTKPILHQRISPDIECQTLQYGEVLDINGVKLSMHPAGHIIGSAQIRLEYKGYVSVISGDYKVQDDGLSTPFELVRCNEFVTESTFGLPIYNWLEVPDLNKRLQNWVLRNQENQKTSVFIGYSLGKAQRIMKAVEGMGKIHVHYSIGKLNKAFEEVGIVLPDYEVPDFRESIKHVAGDIVIVPPALVDSNVIKKIPDAATAICSGWMQVRGARRWRSMDAGFPMSDHADWSGLLQAVKATEAEIVHVTHGQTEVFSKYLNELGIKSDVVETLYGNDDEEVTEKEETKDTEV comes from the coding sequence TTGAAACTCATTACATTTACAAACAAAGGTATTTACTGTCCGCAGGGCAAATTTTATATTGATCCCTGGAGACCGGTAGATCTAGCCGTTATTACGCATGGGCACGCCGATCATGCACGATGGGGAATGAAAAGATATCTTTGTCATCATTTCACCAAACCGATTTTACACCAGAGAATTTCTCCCGATATCGAATGTCAGACTTTGCAATATGGTGAGGTTTTAGACATCAACGGAGTGAAACTATCCATGCATCCTGCCGGTCATATCATTGGTTCTGCACAAATAAGACTAGAATACAAGGGCTATGTAAGTGTAATTTCCGGTGATTATAAAGTCCAGGATGACGGTTTGAGTACACCTTTCGAATTGGTAAGATGTAATGAATTTGTTACAGAAAGCACTTTTGGACTTCCTATTTACAATTGGCTGGAAGTTCCCGACTTAAATAAAAGACTTCAAAATTGGGTATTACGAAATCAGGAAAATCAAAAAACATCTGTTTTTATCGGCTATTCTTTGGGTAAAGCACAGAGAATTATGAAAGCCGTTGAAGGAATGGGGAAAATTCACGTCCACTACTCGATCGGTAAATTGAATAAAGCTTTTGAAGAAGTCGGAATTGTACTTCCTGATTATGAAGTTCCCGATTTCCGGGAAAGTATCAAACATGTAGCTGGAGACATAGTTATTGTTCCACCTGCTTTGGTTGACAGTAATGTTATCAAGAAAATTCCGGATGCAGCAACTGCAATCTGTTCCGGTTGGATGCAAGTGCGAGGTGCGAGAAGATGGCGGAGTATGGATGCAGGTTTCCCGATGAGCGATCATGCGGACTGGTCGGGTTTGTTGCAAGCCGTAAAAGCCACAGAAGCAGAGATCGTACACGTCACTCACGGGCAAACTGAAGTGTTTTCTAAATATTTAAACGAACTCGGAATAAAATCCGATGTCGTGGAAACACTTTATGGAAATGATGATGAAGAAGTTACTGAAAAAGAAGAAACAAAAGACACCGAAGTATGA
- a CDS encoding ATP-dependent DNA ligase: protein MKNFAELINALESTNKTNAKIDAIIDYLERAPDDDKVWFVAMFTGKRPKRNVNSNYMKEWALEITQIPFWLFQESYSSVGDLGETLSLILPAPSQKIEKTLSEWMSEILNLKEKSEAEKKEFVLQSWDGLDYTERLIFNKLLGGSFRIGVSSKTLINALTKYSGQEASALMHSMMGKWLPNEISFQELISAEKVNTDNSRPYPFCLAYPLEKDLQDLGEPEEWQIEYKWDGIRGQVIRRNDEVFIWSRGEELVTEQFPEIADAVKAMKGNFVLDGEILAVNEGNVLNFNELQKRLNRKTLTKKMLSEIPIEVFVYDLLELEGNDLREKPISARRAMLEELLLNETQERIKLSQIIEFKDWNQLDLIRENSREINSEGLMLKQKNSHYHSGRKKGDWWKWKISPLTIDAVLIYAQKGSGRRSAYYTDYSFAVKSGDKLVTIAKAYSGLTDKEIMEVSKFVNKNAIEKFGPVRTVKPELVFEIAFEGIGFSNRHKSGVALRFPRILRWRKDKTVNDIDDIEEIKKLIL, encoded by the coding sequence ATGAAAAATTTCGCTGAATTGATCAATGCTTTGGAAAGTACCAATAAAACCAATGCGAAAATTGATGCCATTATCGATTATCTTGAGCGTGCTCCGGATGATGATAAAGTATGGTTTGTTGCAATGTTTACCGGGAAAAGACCTAAGAGAAACGTGAATTCCAATTATATGAAAGAATGGGCATTGGAAATTACTCAGATTCCTTTTTGGCTGTTTCAGGAAAGTTATTCTTCAGTCGGAGATTTGGGCGAAACCCTTTCACTTATCCTTCCGGCGCCATCGCAAAAGATTGAAAAAACACTTTCAGAATGGATGAGCGAAATTTTAAATCTGAAAGAAAAATCTGAAGCCGAAAAAAAAGAATTCGTCCTCCAGTCATGGGACGGTTTAGATTATACCGAACGGTTGATTTTCAATAAATTATTGGGTGGAAGTTTCAGAATCGGAGTTTCTTCAAAAACTTTGATCAATGCTCTGACAAAATATTCCGGACAGGAAGCAAGTGCTTTAATGCACAGTATGATGGGAAAATGGCTTCCCAACGAGATTTCTTTTCAGGAGTTGATTTCCGCCGAAAAGGTAAATACAGATAATTCCAGACCCTACCCGTTCTGTCTCGCTTATCCTTTAGAAAAAGATTTGCAGGATTTGGGCGAGCCCGAAGAGTGGCAAATTGAGTATAAATGGGACGGAATTCGTGGACAAGTCATCCGAAGAAATGATGAGGTTTTTATCTGGTCTCGTGGTGAAGAATTGGTAACCGAGCAATTTCCGGAAATTGCCGATGCCGTGAAGGCTATGAAAGGCAACTTTGTTTTAGACGGAGAAATTCTGGCAGTAAATGAAGGGAACGTTTTAAATTTTAATGAATTACAAAAACGTTTAAACCGAAAAACTTTAACCAAAAAAATGCTGTCAGAAATTCCGATCGAAGTTTTTGTCTATGATCTTTTAGAATTGGAAGGAAATGATCTTCGAGAAAAACCCATATCAGCCCGAAGAGCAATGCTTGAAGAATTATTGCTAAATGAAACTCAGGAAAGAATAAAATTATCTCAAATTATAGAATTTAAAGATTGGAATCAATTAGATCTTATCAGAGAAAATTCCCGTGAGATCAACAGCGAAGGTTTGATGCTGAAACAAAAAAATTCGCACTATCATTCCGGAAGAAAAAAAGGAGATTGGTGGAAATGGAAAATTAGTCCGTTAACGATTGATGCAGTTCTCATCTACGCTCAAAAAGGTAGCGGAAGACGTAGTGCTTATTATACAGACTACAGTTTTGCTGTCAAAAGTGGTGATAAATTGGTGACGATTGCCAAAGCATATTCAGGATTGACGGACAAAGAAATAATGGAAGTCAGTAAATTTGTAAATAAAAATGCAATCGAAAAATTTGGTCCGGTACGTACCGTAAAACCTGAATTGGTTTTTGAGATTGCTTTTGAAGGAATTGGCTTCAGCAACCGTCACAAAAGCGGTGTTGCGCTACGTTTCCCAAGAATTTTAAGATGGCGTAAAGACAAAACCGTGAATGATATTGATGATATTGAAGAGATTAAAAAATTGATACTGTAG
- a CDS encoding ligase-associated DNA damage response DEXH box helicase: MSNYENTEGFKIIQNWMMEKGNSPFKFQMDTWQKFGNGYSGMVVAPTGFGKTFSVFLALISDFLTHPEKYKKGLKMLWITPLRSLSKDIAKAMQEAIDEIGLDWVVGVRNGDTDPKVRQQQVKNMPDILVVTPESLQLLLAQKNHQRFFTGLQCIAIDEWHELLGSKRGVIVELAISQLYHYVPKIKIWGITATIGNLEEAQDVLIPYDIKKTKITAKESKKIEIISVFPDEVELLPWAGHLGQKLADKVVPIILESKSTIVFTNTRSQSEMWYQLLLNAYPDFAGQIAIHHSSIDTHLRIWIEENLSSGKLKAVVSTSSLDLGIDFKPVDTVIQIGSAKGVARFLQRAGRSGHSPFETSKIFCLPTHSLELIEVAALKEAVKQKVIEPREPLVLCFDVLVQFIMTLAVGDGFFPDEVYERIKKVYTFQEITNGEWKSIIEFLTIGGSALKSYEEYHKVVIMEDGLHKVTSRKIAMLHRMNMGAIVSDAMLKVKFISGGYIGMVEEYFISRLKKEEKFILAGRVLEVAMIKEMTVFVRASKGKAMAPSYLGGRLPLSSNLGHFLREKLSGALNPKASEKELKFLHPLLVNQEKRSHIPKEDEFLVEMIKNREGYHLFMYPFEGRLVHEVMAALIAYRISKLAPISFSMAMNDYGFELFSDKEIPLNEDNLEKILTRDNLMVDVISSINSAEMARRKFRDIAVISGMVVQNFPGKQRSNKALQSSAGLIFKVLEDYDPNHFLVRQAYTEVFNMQLQEQRLVQAFKRIENSKLILKFSNKFTPLSFPIKVDSLRQTLTSENLDARIQKLIKQSGRNIKDE, encoded by the coding sequence ATGAGCAACTACGAAAATACCGAAGGCTTTAAAATCATTCAAAACTGGATGATGGAAAAAGGCAATTCTCCATTCAAGTTTCAAATGGATACTTGGCAAAAATTCGGGAATGGTTACAGCGGAATGGTTGTAGCGCCAACAGGTTTCGGGAAAACTTTTTCGGTGTTTTTAGCTCTGATCTCAGATTTTCTTACCCATCCCGAAAAGTATAAAAAAGGTCTGAAAATGCTCTGGATAACGCCTTTGCGTTCTCTTTCTAAAGATATTGCAAAAGCAATGCAGGAAGCCATTGATGAGATTGGTCTGGATTGGGTTGTAGGAGTACGAAATGGAGATACAGATCCGAAAGTACGGCAGCAGCAGGTGAAAAATATGCCCGATATTTTGGTGGTTACTCCGGAAAGTTTGCAGCTTCTTCTCGCTCAGAAAAATCATCAAAGATTCTTTACCGGCCTTCAATGTATTGCAATCGACGAATGGCATGAATTATTAGGCTCAAAACGTGGCGTGATTGTAGAGTTGGCAATTTCTCAGTTGTATCACTACGTTCCAAAAATTAAAATTTGGGGCATTACGGCAACCATTGGAAATCTTGAAGAAGCGCAGGATGTTTTGATTCCGTATGACATTAAAAAAACAAAAATTACCGCTAAAGAATCTAAGAAAATTGAAATTATCTCGGTTTTTCCTGATGAGGTTGAGCTTCTACCTTGGGCAGGGCATCTCGGACAAAAATTAGCAGATAAAGTTGTTCCGATCATTCTAGAATCTAAATCGACTATTGTTTTTACCAATACCCGAAGCCAAAGCGAAATGTGGTATCAGCTTTTGCTGAATGCTTATCCTGATTTTGCCGGACAAATTGCCATTCACCACAGTTCAATTGATACACATCTCAGAATTTGGATCGAGGAAAATTTAAGTTCAGGAAAATTAAAAGCTGTTGTTTCCACATCATCTTTGGATTTGGGAATTGATTTTAAACCTGTAGACACCGTTATACAAATCGGTTCTGCAAAAGGTGTTGCAAGGTTTCTCCAACGTGCCGGACGAAGCGGCCACTCCCCTTTTGAAACTTCGAAGATCTTTTGCCTTCCTACCCATTCTTTAGAATTAATAGAAGTTGCTGCTTTAAAAGAAGCGGTGAAACAGAAAGTTATCGAACCGCGTGAACCTTTGGTTTTATGTTTTGATGTTCTGGTTCAGTTTATAATGACTTTGGCTGTTGGTGACGGATTCTTTCCTGATGAAGTGTATGAAAGAATCAAAAAAGTGTATACTTTTCAGGAAATCACAAATGGTGAATGGAAAAGCATTATCGAATTTCTCACCATTGGAGGAAGTGCTTTGAAAAGCTATGAAGAATACCATAAAGTCGTCATCATGGAAGACGGACTTCACAAAGTTACATCAAGAAAAATAGCGATGCTTCATCGGATGAATATGGGAGCGATCGTAAGTGATGCGATGCTGAAAGTAAAATTCATCTCAGGCGGCTACATCGGAATGGTGGAAGAATATTTTATTTCCAGGCTGAAAAAAGAAGAAAAATTTATTTTGGCGGGTCGTGTTTTGGAAGTAGCCATGATTAAAGAAATGACAGTTTTCGTTCGTGCTTCCAAAGGAAAAGCCATGGCACCAAGTTATTTGGGGGGAAGATTACCATTAAGTTCTAATCTCGGACATTTTTTAAGAGAAAAATTATCCGGAGCATTGAATCCTAAAGCTTCTGAGAAGGAACTGAAATTTTTGCATCCGCTTTTAGTCAATCAGGAAAAGCGTTCGCATATTCCGAAAGAGGATGAATTTTTGGTTGAAATGATCAAAAACCGCGAAGGATATCATCTTTTTATGTATCCTTTTGAAGGAAGATTGGTACACGAAGTGATGGCGGCATTGATTGCTTACCGAATTTCGAAACTGGCACCAATTTCTTTCTCGATGGCGATGAACGATTATGGTTTTGAATTATTTAGCGATAAAGAAATACCTTTGAATGAAGATAATCTGGAGAAAATATTGACACGAGATAATCTAATGGTTGATGTAATTTCGAGCATTAATTCTGCAGAGATGGCGAGACGTAAATTTCGGGACATAGCCGTTATTTCCGGAATGGTGGTGCAGAATTTTCCAGGAAAACAACGTTCTAATAAAGCTTTGCAAAGTTCGGCAGGATTGATTTTTAAAGTTTTGGAAGATTACGATCCCAATCATTTTTTGGTGAGACAGGCGTATACGGAAGTTTTTAATATGCAACTTCAGGAACAAAGATTGGTTCAGGCTTTCAAACGAATTGAAAATTCTAAACTGATCCTGAAATTTTCTAATAAATTTACACCTTTGAGTTTCCCGATAAAAGTTGATAGTTTGAGACAGACTCTGACGAGCGAAAATCTGGATGCAAGAATTCAAAAGCTGATCAAACAGTCCGGAAGGAATATTAAAGATGAATAA
- the pdeM gene encoding ligase-associated DNA damage response endonuclease PdeM: MNVATKNITVQEEIFTLTNQRALFWKKEKALIFSDLHIGKTAHFRKNGIALANHIMKNDLERLSVLIEYFQPEKFIIVGDLLHAGNNSDVDDFCDWKNNYQHIKFYLVEGNHDRISKTLEKKLCLDFRSDILEIDDIAFVHDFDRSNHKFQITGHIHPGFVINSPVKKIKLPCFVQTSKQLLLPAFSEFTGLDTKNIPKKGMYFVFTDSDIYEI; encoded by the coding sequence ATGAACGTAGCAACAAAGAATATAACAGTACAGGAAGAAATTTTCACTTTGACCAATCAACGTGCATTGTTTTGGAAGAAAGAAAAAGCTTTGATTTTTTCTGATCTCCATATCGGTAAAACTGCCCATTTCAGAAAAAACGGAATTGCTTTGGCAAATCATATCATGAAAAATGATTTGGAAAGATTATCTGTGTTGATAGAATACTTTCAGCCTGAAAAATTCATCATTGTTGGCGATCTTCTGCATGCCGGAAACAACTCTGATGTTGATGATTTCTGCGATTGGAAAAATAATTACCAGCATATAAAATTTTATCTTGTTGAGGGAAATCATGACCGGATTTCAAAAACTTTAGAGAAAAAATTATGTCTCGATTTCAGATCAGATATTTTAGAAATTGACGACATTGCTTTTGTACACGATTTTGATCGTTCAAATCATAAATTTCAGATTACAGGACACATCCATCCCGGATTTGTAATTAACTCTCCGGTAAAAAAAATAAAACTGCCGTGTTTTGTACAAACTTCCAAGCAACTGTTATTGCCAGCCTTCAGCGAGTTTACAGGTTTAGATACAAAAAACATCCCTAAAAAAGGAATGTATTTTGTTTTTACAGATTCGGATATTTATGAGATTTAG
- a CDS encoding helix-turn-helix transcriptional regulator, which translates to MNKNLAEEEIIRLAKDNSPRLLSKFKVSYPDFFEKLATIQPKLQNSELIFCIYLKLNLTTKEIATYTFVTPKAIQNRKNRIRKKLNIASSVDIYKWFDEM; encoded by the coding sequence ATGAATAAAAATTTGGCAGAAGAAGAAATTATTAGATTGGCTAAAGACAATTCGCCTCGTCTTTTGAGTAAATTCAAAGTTTCCTATCCAGATTTTTTTGAAAAACTGGCAACAATACAGCCCAAACTTCAAAATTCGGAACTTATATTTTGTATTTATCTGAAATTGAATTTAACGACAAAAGAGATAGCAACCTACACTTTTGTAACTCCGAAAGCAATCCAAAACAGAAAAAACAGAATAAGAAAAAAACTAAACATTGCCTCATCAGTAGACATTTACAAATGGTTTGATGAAATGTAA
- a CDS encoding Crp/Fnr family transcriptional regulator: MINEDLLFSYSAEYKNFKTNDVIFEAGDKPLFYYQITSGKVKINNFNDNGKEFIQGIVGTDENLILTALFTGRPYPLSAQAIEDCQLIRLPKQNFLNLLKQNPEHYVTMVNYISENMYYKYIMLQSLSFQNPENKLKTLMNYLKDQHQDQSPYSFQIPYTRQQLASITGLSVETVIRVIKIMEKNEILKIQNRKIFF, from the coding sequence ATGATTAACGAAGATCTTTTATTTTCTTATAGTGCAGAATACAAAAACTTTAAAACCAATGACGTCATTTTTGAAGCTGGAGATAAACCTCTGTTTTATTATCAGATAACATCGGGAAAAGTGAAAATTAATAATTTTAACGACAACGGAAAAGAATTTATTCAGGGTATTGTGGGTACAGACGAAAATCTTATTTTGACAGCTCTTTTTACAGGAAGACCATATCCGTTGAGTGCACAGGCAATTGAAGATTGTCAGCTGATAAGATTGCCAAAACAGAATTTTCTCAATCTCTTGAAGCAAAATCCTGAGCATTATGTGACAATGGTCAATTATATTTCAGAAAATATGTATTATAAATACATTATGTTGCAAAGTTTGTCTTTTCAAAATCCTGAAAATAAGCTCAAAACTCTGATGAATTATTTAAAAGATCAACATCAGGATCAGTCGCCATATTCTTTTCAGATACCCTACACAAGACAACAACTGGCATCTATCACTGGTTTGAGTGTAGAAACCGTCATCAGAGTAATAAAAATAATGGAGAAAAATGAAATTTTAAAAATCCAGAACAGAAAAATATTTTTTTAA
- a CDS encoding SDR family oxidoreductase gives MQLENKSVIITGADSGIGKAVALLFAKEGANVSILYHTDQEGAEKVMKEIISLGRKSIMTKGDINDSQFCKEAVSKTVSEFGKLDILVNNAGTQFPSDNIENLKEEDIRTTFNSNIIGMILLTKAAFSHLKEGSSIINTTSATAYQGHEDLLDYSATKGAIVSFTRSLALQAKEKGIRVNAVAPGPVATPLTEETFGEEKEDESKPPFERNATPEEVASSFLFLATKQSAQMTGQVLHPNGGMVVNG, from the coding sequence ATGCAGTTAGAAAACAAATCAGTAATCATCACAGGAGCCGACAGCGGAATAGGAAAAGCTGTGGCATTACTTTTTGCGAAAGAAGGAGCCAATGTTTCGATCTTATACCACACCGATCAGGAAGGTGCCGAAAAAGTGATGAAAGAAATTATTTCTTTAGGGCGAAAATCAATTATGACAAAAGGCGACATCAATGATTCGCAGTTTTGCAAGGAAGCAGTTTCAAAAACAGTTTCTGAGTTTGGAAAACTTGATATTCTGGTGAATAATGCAGGAACACAATTTCCTTCTGACAACATAGAAAATCTGAAAGAGGAAGACATCAGAACAACCTTTAATTCTAATATTATCGGAATGATCTTATTGACTAAAGCAGCTTTTTCTCATCTAAAAGAAGGTAGCTCTATCATCAATACTACTTCTGCGACGGCATATCAGGGTCATGAAGATCTATTGGATTATTCTGCAACAAAAGGTGCCATAGTTTCTTTCACAAGATCCTTGGCATTACAAGCAAAAGAAAAGGGAATTCGTGTAAATGCTGTGGCGCCAGGACCGGTAGCAACGCCGCTCACTGAAGAAACTTTTGGCGAAGAGAAAGAAGATGAATCTAAACCACCTTTTGAAAGAAATGCAACCCCGGAGGAAGTTGCCTCAAGTTTCCTTTTTCTAGCCACAAAACAATCTGCCCAAATGACGGGTCAGGTTTTGCATCCGAATGGCGGAATGGTCGTGAACGGATAA
- a CDS encoding Crp/Fnr family transcriptional regulator: MKTISCTKLDENLLRSFGGEIKTYSEGEKIFQQGEIPTNYFQIVEGKVKENHQDDQGREFIHNILGEGQSFGDSMLFNDKKYPINAEAITGCRIIRLSKSNFLSLIEKHPEISMQINACMSQRMHYQFLMMQNMASNDPTIRLTGLLEYLKSFHSDDIPMSFQVQLTRQQIANLTGLRVETVIRTIKKMEKDNILKIHNRKICY; the protein is encoded by the coding sequence ATGAAAACTATTAGCTGCACAAAATTAGATGAAAATCTTTTAAGATCCTTCGGCGGTGAAATAAAAACATATTCGGAAGGTGAAAAAATTTTCCAGCAAGGTGAAATTCCTACGAATTATTTTCAAATTGTAGAAGGTAAAGTGAAGGAAAATCATCAGGATGATCAGGGAAGAGAATTTATTCATAACATTTTAGGCGAAGGGCAAAGTTTTGGTGATTCTATGTTGTTTAACGACAAAAAATACCCAATCAATGCTGAGGCAATTACAGGATGCAGAATCATCAGGCTATCCAAATCAAATTTTCTCAGTCTCATCGAGAAACATCCCGAAATTTCCATGCAAATCAATGCGTGTATGTCTCAAAGGATGCATTATCAGTTTTTAATGATGCAGAATATGGCTTCCAACGATCCGACCATACGTTTAACAGGCTTACTGGAATATCTGAAAAGTTTTCACAGTGACGATATTCCTATGTCATTTCAGGTTCAGCTGACAAGACAGCAGATTGCGAATCTTACAGGTCTTCGCGTAGAAACCGTTATAAGAACGATAAAAAAAATGGAGAAAGATAACATCCTAAAAATACACAACAGGAAAATTTGTTATTAA
- a CDS encoding pyridoxamine 5'-phosphate oxidase family protein, whose translation MSTENLTHADAIKKIKELSEKARICMFATDLETLPITSRPMGLQETDEYGNLWFISSDASNKNFEIKDDNRVQLFFMNNSNSEYLSIYGEATIYKDKSTIEEKWSAMANAWFDGKDDPNVSIIRVEPKESYYWDTKAGKLVSMLSFVAAAVTGNKTDNSDGVEGNAKI comes from the coding sequence ATGTCAACAGAAAATCTTACGCACGCAGATGCGATCAAAAAAATTAAAGAATTATCAGAAAAAGCAAGAATTTGTATGTTTGCAACCGATCTGGAAACTCTTCCTATCACTTCAAGACCCATGGGACTTCAGGAAACTGACGAGTATGGAAATCTATGGTTCATCAGCAGTGATGCAAGCAATAAAAACTTTGAAATAAAGGATGATAACAGAGTACAGCTTTTCTTTATGAATAACAGTAATTCTGAATATCTTTCAATTTATGGTGAAGCTACGATCTATAAAGATAAATCTACCATCGAAGAAAAATGGTCTGCAATGGCGAATGCATGGTTTGATGGTAAAGATGATCCTAATGTTTCCATCATTAGAGTAGAGCCAAAAGAAAGTTACTATTGGGATACGAAAGCCGGTAAACTGGTAAGTATGCTAAGTTTTGTTGCTGCTGCAGTTACAGGAAATAAAACCGACAACTCAGACGGAGTGGAGGGTAACGCTAAAATTTAA